In Diachasmimorpha longicaudata isolate KC_UGA_2023 chromosome 7, iyDiaLong2, whole genome shotgun sequence, the following proteins share a genomic window:
- the LOC135164648 gene encoding thioredoxin, mitochondrial: MLRAGAKVIRSSLEARGFSSAAASPAFKVQDNKDFNERVKNSKVPVIIDFFATWCNPCRMLTPRLESVIEEKQGKILLAKVDIDENTDLALDYQVQSVPVLIAMKDGKVLERIVGLQDTDKLRTFVNKYADS; this comes from the exons ATGCTTCGTGCTGGAGCAAAAGTAATTCGTAGCAGTCTGGAGGCCAGGGGTTTTTCCAGTGCCGCTGCTTCACCGGCATTCAAAGTGCAAGACAATAAAGATTTCAATGAGAGAGTGAAAAACTCCAAAGTGCCTGTTATCATCGACTTTTTTGCAAC TTGGTGTAATCCTTGCCGCATGTTGACGCCACGCCTGGAGTCTGTTATTGAGGAAAaacagggaaaaattctactgGCTAAAGTTGACATTGATGAAAACACAGATCTTGCTCTAGATTATCAG GTCCAGTCAGTGCCTGTTCTGATTGCCATGAAGGATGGAAAGGTTCTGGAGCGTATAGTGGGTCTCCAGGACACCGATAAACTCCGAACCTTTGTGAATAAATATGCAGACTCTTAA
- the LOC135164647 gene encoding uncharacterized protein C7orf50 homolog, translating to MGRSSHNDDGMTVDSKNEKKLKKKKRKSVADENDEELVSNPEVKVKKSKRKKSKETEPVDEDVPRKAKKAKKDKSNDTEKAEEGVEEEAPSKSKKPSNRQLKRERKEAREAEKKDASKVEAMNKSLEYISTWKHAKNNWKFEKLKQIWLMDHLLDDTLVPEEMFPTVLEYFEGCKGMARELLLKKGMDVIKKYERQQEASDEVDETVEYKRARQLLQALPTEN from the exons ATGGGGAGGAGCTCGCATAATGACGACGGTATGACGGTTGATTCGAAgaacgagaaaaagttgaaaaagaaaaagaggaaATCAGTGGCTGATGAAAACGACGAGGAATTAGTTAGTAATCCTGAGGTGAAAGTGAAGAAATCAAAGCGAAAAAAGTCAAAGGAAACTGAACCTGTAGACGAGGACGTACCGAGGAAAGCCAAGAAGGCAAAAAA ggATAAATCAAATGACACAGAGAAAGCAGAGGAAGGGGTTGAAGAGGAAGCACCTTCCAAAAGTAAGAAGCCCTCCAACAGACAATTGAAAAGGGAAAGGAAAGAAGCAagggaggcagagaaaaaAGATGCCAGTAAAGTTGAAGCTATGAACAAATCTCTCGAGTATATTTCAACG TGGAAACATGCAAAGAATAACTGGAAATTTGAAAAGCTCAAACAAATCTGGCTGATGGACCACTTATTAGATGACACGTTAGTTCCGGAGGAAATGTTCCCCACTGTGCTAGAATATTTCGAAGGCTGCAAAGGGATGGCTCGAGAATTACTCCTAAAGAAAGGTATGgacgtgataaaaaaatatgaacgtCAGCAGGAGGCCTCTGACGAAGTTGATGAGACTGTGGAGTATAAGAGAGCCAGGCAATTACTTCAAGCTTTACCgacagaaaattga